The following proteins come from a genomic window of Palaemon carinicauda isolate YSFRI2023 chromosome 12, ASM3689809v2, whole genome shotgun sequence:
- the LOC137650858 gene encoding uncharacterized protein — MAVATIVHIEASLDLIADLLVETQRALVETYSESVYQNLVTQLRVEEGQLRELYKRQSVKLEHGLEARIRHTLEEAMRASTLLYNRIDRVNVTPTGNVSLPKLKPLPLPTFEGEVQEYASYRELFTIHVDRRADLDDVSKFTYLLGTLGRDPLRIVKSLSVTPANYKIALDLLDKLYGNVHQSLVILHRKLANIFVFSLDPVELKRFRFELTIIIEEIKRLSSNDIGHGMVMSLINQKLSEGKLYRKVVEHLRKCDYTLDEFFDAIDFIIRMLEDDALQRGDKLEPDKRVDVSVRAKLKPVQNNSCPFCNERHPLHGCRRVTDVAARRRILLKRGLCFNCTNSGHRSDKCPVPNSCKNCSGNHNTAICDHYNPGKRSQSVPSTSAPSNSSSQSTTSHPVVNATPRQQETAPRPSKDKVEPKQCKSAKIAQMSNVDLPCTILPTAMAEINHKQGSKRVRLFLDTVCDFSLSYVPRKQNPADVLSRGATTQQLLKNPLWRNGPEFLRTMGEPVPYKEDDSTNERTVVAAVQEMREEIRPVPPGEIWEILQREKCWSPGPRSIARQIVRQCPECVLAFQPLLRQPPPPPLPKERINLTKPFTTVGVDHTAAIQTETRPGYILIVTCMASRAVYLDFCPSLEAEEFVLALRRFCATDGAPSFITSDNHQTFKTASNLLQGLYEEDEVQQFLRKTGIEWRFQTPRAPWKGGFFERLIGVTKRTLQIPLGKKYLPDAHVLTLVKEAEAVVNNRPLMYSGDKCEDEVLTPSHLVRGSMINLMAPILPDDHLNATFTSWRLRDRYLKLTDSLKAFRERWRKEYLSAMRARHDCRSGEPSKLHPGDVVLVKQDNQKRATWPLGRVVETYPDDDGVVRSAKVLFEDVQSLRAVSHLVPLEIAPSDDDDGVGEDDGNGEDEGAHSLPAGLPGTVGTSGDNQEIVQATTSQQQATEVLGSGENSDNNTVSENSESDVESETSGRQGRSARPLRKAAAKQRELMEQLVENEDI, encoded by the exons atggcggtggccacgatcgtacaCATCGAGGCATCGCTGGACCTCATAGCGGACTTACTGGTCGAAACGCAACGTGCGTTAGTTGAAACCTACTCTgaatccgtgtaccagaatctggtcacgcaATTGCGAGTGGAGGAaggacagctaagagagctgtatAAGAGACAATCTGTCAAACTAGAACATGGtttagaagcccgaatcaggcacacgttagaaGAAGCTATGCGAGCTTCTACTCTTCTGTATAATAGAATTGATAGAGTGAATGTCACTCCGACAGGGAATGTTTCCCTCCCCAAattgaaaccgctgcctctccctacgtttgaaggggaagtgcaggaatatgcttcgTATCGAGAGCTCTTCACGATAcatgtggatcgaagagcagatttgGATGATGTATCCAAATTCACGTATCTGTTGGGGACTTTAGGCAGGGATccgcttaggatcgtaaaatccctaagtgtaacACCTGCGAACTATAAGATAGCGTTGGATCTCTTAGACAAACTATATGGTAATGTCCATCAGTCACTCGTAATTCTGCATAGAAAATTGGCTAATATCTTTGTATTCTCGTtagatcctgtagagctgaaaaggtttcgttttgaattaacaatcataatcgaggagatcaagaggctaagtagtaacgatataggccatggtatggtcatgagcctcattaatcaaaaattgtcagaaggAAAGCTCTACAGGAAAGTAGTTGAACATTTGAGAAAGTGTGACTATACGCTAGACGAATTCTTTGACGCGATCGATTTCATTATTCgaatgctcgaggacgatgccttgcaacgaggagataaacttgaacctgacaagagagtagacgtcagtgtaagagcgaagttgaaaccagttcagaataattcttgtcccttttgtaacgaacggcacccgctTCATGGATGCCGCCGagtaactgacgtggctgccagacgtcgcattttgctaaaaaggggcctATGTTTCAATTGCACTAATtctggtcatcgaagtgataagtgCCCCGTCCCCAACTCTTGTAAAAATTGTAGTGGTAACCACAACACAGCCATTTGTGATCATTATAATCCGGGAAAACGATCGCAATCAGTTCCCTCCACTTCAGccccaagtaatagtagtagtcagtctacaacatcccatcccgtagtaaatgcgacgcctcgacAGCAGGAAACGGCCCCccgtccatctaaagataaagtggaacccaaacagtgcaaaagtgcaaagatcgcaCAGATGTCCAACGTGGATCTCCCATGTACaatcttgccaacggctatggccgaaatcaatcataagcaaggtagtaagcgagtccgcttatttctCGATACG gtttgcgATTTCAGTCTCAGCTATGTCCCAAGAAAACAgaatcctgctgatgtcctgtccagaggagcaacaacGCAACAATTGCTAAAAAACCCTCTTTGGCGGAATGGTCCAGAGTTCCTGAGGACCATGggagagcctgttccttacaaAGAGGACGATTCAACCAATGAAAGAACCGTAGTGGCAGCGGTGCAAGAAATGAGGGAAGAAATAAGACCTGttccaccaggagagatatgggaaattctacagagggaa AAATGCTGGTCGCCGGGCCCACGTTCCATTGCGAGGCAGATTGTGCGTcagtgtccagaatgcgtgctagccttccagcccctgttgagacagccaccaccaccccccctaccgaaggaaaggatcaacctAACAAAGCCTTTTACtacagtcggagtggaccacacagcagccatacagactgaaacgcggccaggctacatactgatcgtgacttgcatggccagcagggccgtgtacctcgatttctgcccctccctggaagcggaggaATTTGTCTTAGCCTTGCGTCGTTTTTGTGCTACCGACGGTGCTCCGTCTTTCATCACATCCgataatcatcaaacgttcaagactgccagcaacctccttcagggactttatgaagaggatgaagtccagcagttcctgaggaaaaccgGAATTGAATGGcgttttcagacgccccgtgcaccttggaaaggtgggtttttCGAGCGCCTAATCGGAGTGACAAAACGTACCCTCCAGATACccctcgggaagaagtacctgccggacgcccacgtactaacattagtgaaggaggccgaggcggtggttaataacaggcctctaatgtacagcggcgacaagtgcgaggatgaggtactcaccccctcccatttagtgAGAGGAAGCATGAtcaacctcatggcaccgatcttgccagacgaccaccTCAATGCGACCTTCACCTCCTGGAGGCTCCGCGATCGTTATTTGAAgctgacagactctttgaaagccttccgagagaggtggagaaaagaGTATTTGAGTGCCATGAGGGCTAGACAcgactgtcgatctggggaaccttccaagtTGCACCCCGGAGACGTCGTGCTGGTCAAACAAGACAATCAAAAAagggctacgtggccccttggacgtgtcgtggagacatatcctgatgacgacggagtcgtgcgttcagccaaggtgttgttcgaGGATGTCCAGTCCTTGCGAGCtgttagccacctggttcccctggagattgccccctctgatgacgatgatggtgtagGAGAAGACGATGGCAACGGCGAAGACGAGGGTGCGCACAGTTTACCAGCAGGACTGCCAGGAACCGTTgggacgtctggggacaaccaggagataGTTCAGGCTACGACATCTCAACAACAAGCCACAGAGGTCTTAGGTAGTGGCGAAAATAGTGATAACAATACAGTAAGTGAGAATAGTGAAAGTGACGTAGAATCAGAGACGTCGGGCAGACAAGGACGttccgcacgcccattgagaaaggcTGCTGCGAAGCAGCGAGAGTTGATGGAACAATTAGTTGAGAATGAAGATATATAA